A window of the Helianthus annuus cultivar XRQ/B chromosome 4, HanXRQr2.0-SUNRISE, whole genome shotgun sequence genome harbors these coding sequences:
- the LOC110936062 gene encoding glucuronoxylan 4-O-methyltransferase 3, whose translation MRTTKPNSTIAIKPILLAVFFLLVFLLVIILRSSSLPARPLSCPPINRPIAVESQTCNKLDTATAETLVHYVTSNITPQQTFKEISVSLRVLNKKSPCNFLVFGLGYDSPMWAALNNGGRTVFLEEDKSWIQQIQSKFPNLESYHVVYDTKVSRASDLMDIGKQKECKVVEDPRVSKCELSMKGNLPDEVYEVEWDLIMVDAPTGYHDEAPGRMKAIYTAGLIGRNRADGETDVFVHDVDRVVEDKFSKAFLCDGYLTEQEGRLRHFTIPSHRARLGRPFCPL comes from the exons ATGAGAACCACCAAACCCAATTCCACCATTGCCATCAAGCCCATCCTCCTCGCAGTCTTCTTCCTCCTCGTTTTCCTTCTCGTAATCATCCTCCGATCATCTTCGTTACCCGCCCGACCGCTTTCTTGCCCCCCGATCAATCGCCCAATAGCCGTGGAATCTCAAACATGCAACAAGCTTGATACGGCAACCGCGGAGACGCTTGTGCATTATGTTACTTCTAACATTACTCCACAACAAACGTTTAAAGAGATATCGGTCAGTCTCCGAGTCCTCAACAAGAAATCACCGTGTAATTTCTTGGTTTTTGGACTCGGATACGATAGCCCGATGTGGGCCGCCCTTAATAACGGCGGCCGCACGGTGTTTCTTGAAGAAGACAAGTCTTGGATCCAGCAAATTCAGTCCAAGTTCCCGAATTTGGAGTCGTACCACGTGGTTTATGACACCAAG GTGTCACGAGCATCTGACTTGATGGATATCGGAAAACAAAAGGAGTGCAAGGTGGTCGAGGATCCGAGGGTATCGAAGTGTGAGTTGTCGATGAAAGGGAACTTACCGGATGAAGTGTACGAAGTCGAATGGGACTTGATAATGGTGGATGCTCCGACGGGGTACCACGACGAAGCACCGGGGAGGATGAAGGCGATTTACACGGCGGGGTTGATAGGGCGAAACCGGGCTGACGGGGAGACAGACGTGTTCGTGCACGACGTCGATAGAGTGGTAGAAGATAAGTTTTCTAAGGCGTTTTTATGTGACGGATATTTGACGGAGCAAGAAGGACGATTGAGGCATTTCACGATTCCAAGTCATAGGGCTCGATTGGGTAGACCATTTTGTCCTCTTTAG